The proteins below are encoded in one region of Apium graveolens cultivar Ventura chromosome 4, ASM990537v1, whole genome shotgun sequence:
- the LOC141718707 gene encoding uncharacterized protein LOC141718707, giving the protein MRQRPSESLRSYLGRFHQAISEITDLEEPLAMNYLAAGIDGSRHGILLEELIEKHHQHLHAPHDRKDKEFTKLTVDKATILAILKTKPDFRPPRPMKPGRPPISRYCDYHEDMGHTTEQCYKLSNLIESKIRKGHFVHYIEGQGQTHQRQDDRIIDVIFGGYASGGMSNNSRKSYAREVCNVNPQCPKRYKPSSSLVISFSDEDYAPNIIRGHHDVMVITAKMGTNTVKKILVNNGSSVDILYHHALARMDTGDRKLENTYSPLYGFTGNEVKMVGTIDLLVH; this is encoded by the exons ATGCGTCAAAGGCCTAGCGAATCCTTGAGAAGCTATTTAGGTCGCTTTCATCAAGCTATATCTGAGATAACAGACTTAGAGGAGCCTTTGGCGATGAACTATTTAGCAGCAGGCATTGATGGAAGCCGACATGGCATTTTATTAGAAGAACTCATAGAAAAACATCATCAACATCTTCATGCG CCCCATGACAGAAAAGATAAAGAATTTACCAAACTCACAGTCGATAAAGCAACAATCTTAGCAATTTTAAAGACAAAACCCGACTTTCGACCTCCAAGGCCGATGAAGCCAGGTCGCCCTCCGATCTCTCGATACTGTGATTATCATGAAGATATGGGACACACTACAGAACAATGCTATAAATTAAGCAATCTCATTGAATCCAAAATCAGAAAAGGCCATTTCGTCCATTATATTGAAGGACAGGGCCAGACTCATCAAAGACAAGATGACAGAATAATCGATGTAATCTTCGGAGGTTATGCCTCCGGAGGCATGTCAAACAACTCTCGTAAGTCATACGCCCGAGAAGTGTGTAATGTTAATCCTCAATGTCCCAAAAGATACAAACCCTCTTCATCTCTAGTCATATCCTTTTCAGATGAAGATTATGCTCCAAATATCATAAGAGGTCATCATGATGTGATGGTTATCACCGCCAAAATGGGCACTAATACAGTAAAAAAGATCCTTGTCAATAATGGTAGTTCCGTCGACATCCTATATCATCACGCCTTAGCGCGAATGGATACGGGGGATAGAAAGCTAGAAAATACCTATTCGCCTCTTTATGGATTCACGGGTAATGAGGTAAAAATGGTTGGAACAATTGACTTGCTTGTGCATTGA